The Streptomyces sp. ALI-76-A nucleotide sequence CCCGGCGCGTTCGAGCTGGGTGACCGTGGTGCCGACGGGCGCGAGTTCGCCGTCCGGGAAGACATAGGCGTCGATGAACGCGTCGACGTGGTACGCGCCCTCATCGCGATGGGGCCGGCGGGCGATCTGGTGGTTGAGCAACCGCCCGCCCGGCCGGAGGAGCCGGAAGAGGTGCTCGGCGTACTCCAGGTAGCGCTCGGCACCGACGTGCTCGGCCATGCCGATGGACGAGACGGCGTCGTACGGCCCGTCGGCGACGTCCCGGTAGTCCTGTACGCGGATCTCGACCCGGTCGGTCAGTCCCGCGTCGGCGACGCGCTTACGGGCGTACGCCGCCTGCTCCTGGGAGAGGGTGATGCCGACGACGCTCACGCCGTGCTCACGGGCGGCGTGGACGGCCATGGAACCCCAGCCGCAGCCGACGTCCAGCAGCCGCATGCCGGGCCTCAGGGCGAGCTTGCGGCAGACGAGTTCGAGCTTGTCCCGCTGGGCGGTCTCCAGCGTGCCGCCGCCGGCCTCGGGGGCGGGCCAGTAGGCGCAGGAGTACACCATGGACGGCCCGAGGACGATCTCGTAGAAGTCGTTGCCGACGTCGTAGTGGTGGCTGATCGCGCGCCGGTCACTGTGCTTGGTGTGCAGGTGGCGGCGGGGTCTGCGGGTCTCCTCGGGGGGCGGGGGCGGGGGCAGCGGGGGCCCGGCGAGGACGAGGAGCCCGCGTACGGCGGCCCGCACCTCGGGCTCGCGCAGGGCCTGGGCGAGCCCGCGGGCGTCCTCCCCGCGCTGCCACACGAACCCCGACACCAGGTCGAGGGCGGCGTAGAGATCCCCCT carries:
- a CDS encoding class I SAM-dependent methyltransferase, with product MPDAALRLKSLVEQLLGAPLPVRVRAWDGSQAGPPGAPTLVVRNRRAVRRLLWKPGELGLARAWVAGDLEVEGDLYAALDLVSGFVWQRGEDARGLAQALREPEVRAAVRGLLVLAGPPLPPPPPPEETRRPRRHLHTKHSDRRAISHHYDVGNDFYEIVLGPSMVYSCAYWPAPEAGGGTLETAQRDKLELVCRKLALRPGMRLLDVGCGWGSMAVHAAREHGVSVVGITLSQEQAAYARKRVADAGLTDRVEIRVQDYRDVADGPYDAVSSIGMAEHVGAERYLEYAEHLFRLLRPGGRLLNHQIARRPHRDEGAYHVDAFIDAYVFPDGELAPVGTTVTQLERAGFEVRDVESIREHYALTLRRWVTNLEADWERAVQLTSPGRARVWRLYMAASALAFEHHRIGVNQVLAVRTPESGDAGMPLRSRTWN